One genomic window of Candidatus Kuenenia stuttgartiensis includes the following:
- a CDS encoding helix-turn-helix domain-containing protein, with the protein MQALKAKGNRQTIKKLVALKKSAQEDSAYRMATRLHAVILNLEGRPPGDVAETLKVNRTNVPAWIRTWNQYGIDGLLEGHRCGRPAGLSLDEKERLLDIVESGPIAYGYDTGVWTSVIIAKTIENEFGLEYHPGHVRKLLKQIGISFQRPTYRLVKADPVARNKWTRYTYPTLKKKPLKKKR; encoded by the coding sequence ATGCAAGCCTTGAAAGCAAAGGGGAATCGGCAAACGATTAAGAAGTTAGTCGCGTTGAAAAAATCAGCTCAGGAAGATTCTGCGTATCGAATGGCAACGCGATTGCATGCGGTTATTCTTAACCTGGAAGGCCGCCCACCCGGAGACGTTGCGGAGACTTTAAAAGTAAACCGCACCAATGTTCCAGCATGGATTCGCACGTGGAATCAATACGGAATTGACGGCTTATTAGAGGGACACCGCTGCGGGCGACCAGCCGGACTAAGTCTGGATGAAAAAGAAAGGCTCCTTGATATTGTTGAGAGCGGCCCCATTGCTTATGGCTATGATACTGGGGTATGGACATCCGTAATCATTGCAAAGACAATCGAAAATGAGTTTGGCCTCGAATATCATCCGGGGCATGTGCGGAAGCTCTTGAAGCAGATTGGAATTTCTTTCCAGCGCCCAACCTATCGATTAGTAAAGGCCGATCCTGTCGCTCGTAACAAGTGGACCCGGTACACTTACCCCACATTAAAAAAAAAGCCGCTGAAGAAAAAGCGCTGA